The following nucleotide sequence is from Leucoraja erinacea ecotype New England chromosome 2, Leri_hhj_1, whole genome shotgun sequence.
CCCGggtgctctggcgctgtgaggcaccatcTCTCCGTTGTCCCACTGTGCTGCTCTACTCCCTtacaccccatccccctccctccacatcacccatatataaccatataatcatataacaattacagcacagaaacaggccatctctgcccttctagtccgtgcagaacatttactctcacctagtcccatctacctgcactcagaccataaccctccattcctttcccgtccatataactatccaatttatttttaaatgataaaatcgaacttgcctccaccaccttcactggaagctcattccacacagctaccactctctgagtaaagaagttccccctcatgttacccccaaacttctgtcctttaattctccaatcatgtcctcttgtttgaatcttccatgtTTGAAttctactctcaaagggaaaaggttatccacttcaactctgtctatccctctcatcattttacagacctctatcaagtccccccttaaccttccattcccctcttcctccctcattACCCCTCCCCTGGGGTAGActgagcccccctccccccctctactcaCCGGTTGGGGTAGACCATGGCCACAAAGCAGGCCAGTGGGTTGGCGAGGGCACCCAGGGCAGCAGACAGGTGGTATGCGGATGCTCCATAGGGCAGGCAGGAGTAGGTCTGGATGGCGGGCAGCACTgcgttggtcagggcattgacccAGGCCAGCACCAGGAAGAGGGCCAGCGGCGGGGGGCGACGAGGGGGGCCGGGGTCCACCATGGCCTTCTGCTCCGGCTCCTCCTTCCCCGCGGCGGCCCCCGGCCTCGCCCTCGGCTCCTTCCGCCACGTCGGGGGGAGGCGGTCCAGGAGCACGAAGGCCAGCAGGCACAGAGCCATCACCCCGctcaggaagaagaagaagacctcgGGCGGGAAGTTGGCGGGACGGTAGCTGGCCACCGTCCCGTTGCGGGACCCGTTGCCCCCGACCCCCTCCCGGCAGCTCACCACCCCCGCCCCCTGCGCCAAGGCCACCAGCCCCGGCGCCAGCCCGCTCAGACCCTCGCCCACAAAGTAGGTGGTGAGGAAGTGGGGCCTCAGGCGCGCCATGAAGGGCAGGAAGGTGACGGAGGAGGTGCAGTCCACCAGGGCCAGGAAGAAGGCGAGCACCAGCAGGGCCACACTGCGCCGCGTCCCGGACACCAGGCTCGTCCTCTTCCAGAAGAACGGCAGCAGGAAGGAGGCCAAGACCCCCACGCACACCACCCCGTAGATGATGCCCCTCTCCCCTCGCCGGCCCGGAGACAACTTGTGCTTCACCGCCACCAGAAGAGGCCCCACATTGGCCAGTTGGATGACAATGGTGAGGTAGGAGGGCAGGTACCAGCCCTCTGGGACTTGGGGCACCAGCAGAGGAAGCTCCACCCACAGGCCGTTGATAGCCACCCAGGAACCCATTCCGAAGAGGGCCACCAGAAGGTGGACCACCGGAGTCATTGCGGGCGCCCGCCCAGGTTTACCCGTCTCCCGGCCCAGCTACTGACACCTCACGCTCACCTGCAAAAGAAAGACAAAACAAATAATCATGCTAAAAACTTGagtcaggcaaccgaaccatcctgtcaccaactagacagcacaatcaaggacgagtctcaccccagtcaatcTTTCCCCTCCACCATCCCATCattcaagaggtacagaagtgcgaaaacacacacctccagattcagggacagattcttcccagctgttatcaggcaactgaaccatcctctcactaactagacagcggtcctgacccatctacctcactgaagaccttgggactatctttaactggactttatcttgcactaaacgccattctctttataatgtatctgtacactgtgggcggcttcaTTGGAAACAcatcttgtctttccgctgactggatagcacgcaacagaagcttttttctatacctcggtgcacgtgacaataaactaaactgaatttaaaaaaaacaaaacaatctaACGGTATGAATAATGGATTCGCCAACTTTAAGTAATATTCTtccctacatcctccctctttcccATGAACCCAACCCATAACACTGTGTGGgacggaactgcaggtgctggtttacactgaagatagacacaaaatgctggagtcactcagtgggacagcagcatctgcggcagcatcccattccttctctccagagacgctgccggtcccgctgagttactccagcgagtTACTCCTGGTGGCTACCCATGACCTTGTGCTCCAAGTTCTCCCACGAACTACAGTAAGTGACTCTATTCCCTTCCTTTCCTCCATACGTTCATCCTCCCCGAGCAGCCCATTTTTCTCACCCCCCGACACTCCTCTTTCCCCCGACCCACCTGTGTgatatgactggatagcacgcaaaacaaagcttttcattgtacctgtatggAGACGTTGTctagtatggctgccctgccagcagatgttagtcctttcaccctttaaaacaaaatgttagtgagttaaaaagtgtttgttttggaggtctagactttttgaccaccagggggcgccggggagatggcaacCCTGCCGGcaagtctgttcgttttttcatctttttgttatttttagtgtttgttaaaagtttgttttcatgttcttcggtttgttttatgtggggggaggggaaatcgggggcaactttttttcaggttcttaccttcccggagatgagatcaatttttggatcacattctccgggctctgcggcctaccatcgctggagctggaagccgcctcggactgtcgtgatcCCCACCGTGGGGCTCGGACTCAACattggagcggatcccttgcctgggatcgctcccaccgcgaccaccgtggaatcaacatcaagggctcgcagtctcgggagaggccgagtcgggagctccaacggcgcAGAAGGTTCGACCGTCGGttcagccccgacgcgaggttcaatcgcccggcgcagggagctgacatccccccgatgcgggaaccgaacaccgccggctacgggagtcaagatcgtcccctCAACGGGGGCTTGAGGCCCACgatcgaggaagaacaaaaggaaggacttgaactttattttgccttccatcacagtgaggaatgtgtaggagtcactgtggtggatgttcatgttaaaatgtgtttttgagtgatctgttgcttttaattgtatgactgacctggccaatgaaattcctcgtatgttgcaaaacatacttggcgaataaagtgtgattctgattctgattctgattctgattgtgtggggtgtgggggaatggggaaactatttctcagtccctacctggtcggagatgcgccTTTTCTCCAAGCCAAATTTTCGCCCCTTCTTCCCGGCCTATCaatgggactggagcggcgtttcctgccgggaccggccaggacttcagcttcggcagcggcacagcgctgaagcaccatcacggagagggcgatgccttacccgggtcgccgtgcggtgggatccggagtgctgagaccgacgactccaacatcgcggagctgcggtctgtggagcttccagccgcggggcGGCGCGGAACTTTAaacaccgcagagcctgggatctcacgccgagatcgccagtgttggagctccaaccagcgcggcccgtggaccccaggagccacggtctccggggaggaagcggccattccagacactccaggccgctgagagggttctgttgacgtcggagctccatcatccggcgcgagggcctgaagcattgggctgccgtagcggcgactgcggaggcctcaataggcccgaccacgggtgaacaagaggaagaggactggactttgctgccttccctcacagtgggaaccattgtggggggatgtttttatgtttattcttAAATTCCGTAATGTCGTGTCTTATTTTTCTTGCTGTGCTGCAAATTTCactaccaattggtgtatgtgataataaatgtcctttgtatccttgcaTCCAACCTACCTTGGTGCATATGATAGTCATAAACTAACAGGTCAACAATTCAAACCCAGCACATACCTTCTACCAATCCTGCAGTTTATTAAAAGAACGAGCAGTGACACGGTTAACTTTTCATCCGCACTAACCCATTGACCAGGGTCAAAGCCATGGAAACTCCTGTATCTGGGCCAAATGTTTTGTCTGCTCTCAGCTTAATCCCTGCCAGATGAGCAAATATTTTTGCAGTCGGATATCGTCCGTGAACATGTTACTGTAACAACAGCAAAAACTTCCAGCACGGACCAATCCAGCAGGAGATTACTCTGCTCAGTTGAACCTTTGCTTCTCtcccatttggaatgactattcTTGCTAATATTCAACCAGGCatgagagactgtagatgctggaatcttgacccaAACAGAGCAGTCAGTCGGATGTGAATGGGGCAGCA
It contains:
- the LOC129715716 gene encoding LOW QUALITY PROTEIN: riboflavin transporter 2-like (The sequence of the model RefSeq protein was modified relative to this genomic sequence to represent the inferred CDS: deleted 1 base in 1 codon), with translation MTPVVHLLVALFGMGSWVAINGLWVELPLLVPQVPEGWYLPSYLTIVIQLANVGPLLVAVKHKLSPGRRGERGIIYGVVCVGVLASFLLPFFWKRTSLVSGTRRSVALLVLAFFLALVDCTSSVTFLPFMARLRPHFLTTYFVGEGLSGLAPGLVALAQGAGVVSCREGVGGNGSRNGTVASYRPANFPPEVFFFFLSGVMALCLLAFVLLDRLPPTWRKEPRARPGAAAGKEEPEQKAMVDPGPPRRPPPLALFLVLAWVNALTNAVLPAIQTYSCLPYGASAYHLSAALGALANPLACFVAMVYPNRSLRLMGCLTLAGTAVGAYIMGMAAVLSPCPWLVHSTAGTPLIVLSWVLFVGTLSYVKVMIGLILRDEGRSALVWCGAVVQLGSMLGALTMFPLVSVYNLFRSGDPCNTECPA